The proteins below come from a single Nocardiopsis gilva YIM 90087 genomic window:
- a CDS encoding enoyl-CoA hydratase/isomerase family protein, with amino-acid sequence MVETALPSKDDLAAAGLRLEIEDAVATITLSRPERRNAMTGRTWTTLAHVGHTLPPSVRIVVIDGEGSTFSSGIDLAMFSPEGVEGETSALTNIGDDAESRSALDATIAAYQEGFLWLRRPDIVSIAAVRGHAIGAGFQLALSCDLRVLADDAQLCMKEPALGLVPDLTGTKPLVDIVGVSRAIELCLTARKVGAAEARELRLAELVVDGSELESAVQDLVAALLATSPEAAAATKELLLQAPHNSLDEQIVAERRAQADRLNALARQLGV; translated from the coding sequence ATGGTGGAGACGGCACTCCCCTCGAAGGACGATCTGGCCGCGGCCGGGCTGCGGCTGGAGATCGAGGACGCGGTCGCGACGATCACCCTGTCCCGTCCCGAGCGCCGCAACGCCATGACAGGACGAACCTGGACGACTCTGGCCCATGTCGGCCACACGCTGCCCCCATCTGTCCGTATTGTTGTGATTGATGGTGAAGGATCAACCTTCTCCTCGGGCATCGACCTCGCCATGTTCTCCCCGGAGGGTGTCGAAGGAGAGACATCCGCCCTGACGAACATCGGGGACGACGCCGAGAGCCGGTCGGCTCTGGACGCGACGATCGCCGCGTACCAGGAGGGCTTCCTCTGGCTGCGCCGACCCGACATCGTGTCGATCGCGGCGGTGCGCGGCCACGCGATCGGTGCCGGGTTCCAGCTCGCCCTCTCCTGCGACCTGCGGGTGCTGGCCGACGACGCGCAGCTGTGCATGAAGGAGCCCGCGCTCGGGCTCGTCCCCGACCTCACCGGCACCAAGCCGCTGGTGGACATCGTCGGGGTGAGCCGCGCCATCGAGCTCTGCCTCACCGCGCGCAAGGTGGGCGCGGCCGAGGCGCGCGAGCTCCGGCTCGCCGAACTCGTGGTCGACGGCTCGGAACTGGAGTCGGCCGTGCAGGACCTGGTGGCGGCGCTGCTCGCCACCTCGCCCGAGGCCGCCGCCGCGACCAAGGAGCTGCTGCTCCAGGCCCCCCACAACAGCCTGGACGAGCAGATCGTGGCCGAGCGGCGGGCGCAGGCCGATCGGCTCAACGCTCTCGCCCGACAGCTCGGAGTCTGA
- a CDS encoding helix-turn-helix domain-containing protein gives MAETLRKGTRVTGTERSALADDLKRRYEDGESIRSLAASTGRSYGFVHRLLTEAGVTLRGRGGATRRA, from the coding sequence GTGGCCGAGACCTTGAGAAAAGGCACCCGCGTGACGGGCACCGAGCGCTCTGCGCTCGCGGATGACCTCAAGAGACGTTATGAGGACGGCGAGAGCATCCGTTCCCTGGCCGCCTCGACGGGGCGGTCCTATGGGTTCGTGCACCGTCTTCTCACGGAAGCCGGCGTGACTTTGCGTGGTCGTGGCGGTGCTACCCGTCGCGCCTGA
- a CDS encoding ABC-F family ATP-binding cassette domain-containing protein, which translates to MLNASDLEMRVGSRLLLESASFRVGAGDRIGLVGRNGAGKTTLTKVLAGEGLPSAGRVTSSGTIGYLPQDPRTADPDEIARDRILSARGIDDALREMRVAEEKMGSDDHRTRDKGVRAYARAEERLHILGGYTAESEAASIANSLGLEQRVLGQPLGTLSGGQRRRIELARILFSGADTLLLDEPTNHLDGDSIIWLRDFLKSHQGGLIVISHDVELVDEVVNKVFYLDANRCVIDIYNMGWKAYQTQREADERRRKREQANAEKQAGALQKQADKFRAKATKARAAHQMENRAEKILNSVQGQRKADRVAKLRFPDPAPSGRTPLMAEGLSKSYGSLEIFSGVDLAIDRGSRVVILGLNGAGKTTLLRLLAGVEKPDTGRVIDGHGLRLGYYAQEHETLDPDRSVLENMMSAAPDLPEVEARRTLGSFLFTGDDVDKPAAVLSGGEKTRLALATLVVSSANVLLLDEPTNNLDPASREEILAALRNYKGAIVLVTHDEGAVDALQPERVILLPDGVEDIWNAEFADLIALA; encoded by the coding sequence ATGCTGAACGCTTCTGATCTGGAAATGCGTGTGGGCTCCCGGCTGCTGCTGGAGTCCGCTTCCTTTCGCGTCGGCGCCGGTGACCGTATCGGGCTGGTCGGCCGCAACGGCGCCGGTAAGACGACGCTGACCAAGGTCCTGGCCGGCGAGGGGCTGCCCTCCGCCGGTCGGGTGACCTCCTCGGGCACCATCGGCTACCTGCCGCAGGACCCCCGCACGGCGGACCCCGACGAGATCGCCCGCGACCGCATCCTCTCGGCGCGCGGGATCGACGACGCGCTGCGCGAGATGCGCGTCGCCGAGGAGAAGATGGGCAGCGACGACCACAGGACCCGGGACAAGGGCGTGCGCGCCTACGCGCGGGCCGAGGAGCGCCTGCACATCCTCGGCGGATACACGGCCGAGTCGGAGGCCGCCTCCATCGCCAACAGCCTCGGCCTGGAGCAGCGGGTCCTCGGCCAGCCGCTCGGCACGCTCTCCGGCGGCCAGCGCCGCCGGATCGAGCTGGCGCGCATCCTGTTCAGCGGGGCCGACACCCTGCTGCTGGACGAACCGACCAACCACCTCGACGGCGACTCGATCATCTGGCTGCGCGACTTCCTCAAGTCCCACCAGGGCGGCCTGATCGTCATCAGCCACGACGTCGAGCTGGTCGACGAAGTCGTCAACAAGGTCTTCTACCTCGACGCCAACCGCTGCGTCATCGACATCTACAACATGGGCTGGAAGGCCTACCAGACCCAGCGCGAGGCCGACGAGCGGCGCCGCAAGCGCGAGCAGGCCAACGCGGAGAAGCAGGCCGGCGCTCTGCAGAAGCAGGCCGACAAGTTCCGCGCCAAGGCCACCAAGGCGAGAGCCGCCCACCAGATGGAGAACCGCGCGGAGAAGATCCTCAACTCGGTGCAGGGGCAGCGCAAGGCCGACCGCGTCGCCAAGCTCCGCTTCCCCGACCCCGCCCCCAGCGGGCGCACCCCGCTCATGGCCGAGGGACTGTCCAAGTCCTACGGGTCGCTGGAGATCTTCTCCGGGGTGGACCTCGCCATCGACCGCGGCAGCCGGGTGGTCATCCTCGGCCTCAACGGCGCGGGCAAGACCACGCTGCTGCGGCTGCTGGCCGGGGTCGAGAAGCCCGACACCGGCAGGGTCATCGATGGCCACGGGCTGCGCCTGGGGTACTACGCGCAGGAGCACGAGACGCTCGACCCCGACCGCTCGGTGCTGGAGAACATGATGAGCGCCGCCCCGGACCTGCCCGAGGTGGAGGCCCGGCGCACGCTCGGCTCGTTCCTGTTCACCGGCGACGACGTCGACAAGCCCGCAGCCGTGCTCTCGGGTGGCGAGAAGACCCGGCTGGCGCTGGCCACGCTGGTCGTCTCCAGCGCCAACGTGCTGCTGCTCGACGAGCCCACCAACAACCTCGACCCGGCCAGCCGCGAGGAGATCCTCGCCGCGCTGCGCAACTACAAGGGCGCCATCGTGCTGGTCACGCACGACGAGGGCGCGGTCGACGCGCTGCAGCCGGAACGGGTGATCCTGCTGCCCGACGGTGTCGAAGACATCTGGAACGCCGAGTTCGCCGACCTCATCGCCCTGGCCTGA
- a CDS encoding AI-2E family transporter, which produces MNRPGTWSFLESFLKRRKTARAVVAEQPDPEPETNAQDATTPDDEDLLLRMSTAAWRILVIGLFIAVIIYLLVQVRLAVIPVILAVFVTALLMPPTNWLRRHGLGRGSSTTIAMIGALVVLSGVITMIVQPAIDGFSGLVQSVQEAIEGLPKLAEAMGQDPQAVDQLIKNITEQAQGALQEDWATWVSQAWAAGSSVAELLVGLILVLVLTIYFVHSGDRLVTWLLSLFPAQTRRSLGAAGEIAYGVMGRYVRGVALVGLIDAVGIGVFLIFLIDPSLAIPLIVLTFIGAFLPVIGAFVTGLLAALVALVTEDWVIALIVVAVVIIVQQLESHVFAPRVYGKALELPSAVVLLAITIGGLVASIAGMFLATPTVAVLAALLRNRPSTPSAAEQAEEGDEDAGGAPPPRRPPRPPGRSHHPGAVRAGQHRAVGARRGRTGDGPVRPRRCRRADRTAGRRAVKITRVGGALRILLSPCA; this is translated from the coding sequence ATGAACCGACCGGGGACGTGGTCGTTCCTGGAGTCGTTCTTGAAGAGGCGGAAGACGGCGCGGGCCGTGGTGGCCGAGCAGCCCGACCCCGAACCGGAGACGAACGCGCAGGACGCCACCACCCCCGACGATGAGGACCTGCTGCTCAGAATGAGCACCGCCGCCTGGCGGATCCTCGTCATCGGGCTGTTCATCGCGGTCATCATCTACCTGCTGGTGCAGGTCCGGCTCGCGGTCATCCCGGTGATCCTGGCCGTCTTCGTCACCGCCCTGCTCATGCCGCCGACCAACTGGCTGCGCCGCCACGGCCTGGGGCGGGGCTCGTCCACGACCATCGCCATGATCGGCGCTCTGGTCGTGCTCAGCGGTGTCATCACGATGATCGTGCAGCCCGCCATCGACGGCTTCAGCGGACTGGTCCAGAGCGTTCAGGAGGCCATTGAAGGCCTCCCCAAACTGGCCGAGGCGATGGGGCAGGACCCCCAGGCCGTCGACCAGCTCATCAAGAACATCACCGAGCAGGCGCAAGGGGCGCTGCAGGAGGACTGGGCCACCTGGGTCAGCCAGGCCTGGGCCGCCGGGTCCAGCGTGGCCGAGCTCCTGGTGGGCCTGATCCTGGTCCTGGTGCTGACCATCTACTTCGTGCACTCCGGCGACCGGCTGGTCACCTGGCTCCTCAGCCTGTTCCCGGCTCAGACGCGGCGCTCCCTGGGTGCCGCCGGGGAGATCGCCTACGGGGTGATGGGCCGCTACGTGCGCGGCGTGGCCCTGGTCGGCCTCATCGACGCGGTCGGCATCGGTGTCTTCCTGATCTTCCTGATCGACCCCAGCCTGGCGATCCCGCTGATCGTGCTGACCTTCATCGGCGCGTTCCTGCCGGTCATCGGCGCCTTCGTCACCGGCCTGCTGGCCGCGCTCGTCGCGCTGGTCACCGAGGACTGGGTCATCGCGCTCATCGTCGTCGCCGTCGTCATCATCGTCCAGCAGCTGGAGAGCCACGTCTTCGCCCCGCGCGTCTACGGCAAGGCGCTGGAGCTGCCCTCCGCCGTGGTGCTGCTGGCGATCACCATCGGCGGTCTGGTCGCCAGCATCGCGGGGATGTTCCTGGCCACCCCCACGGTCGCGGTGCTCGCGGCGCTGCTGCGCAACCGGCCCTCCACGCCGTCCGCGGCGGAGCAGGCCGAGGAGGGGGACGAGGACGCGGGCGGCGCGCCCCCGCCGCGCCGGCCGCCCCGGCCGCCCGGCCGCTCCCACCATCCCGGAGCGGTCCGAGCAGGACAACACCGAGCAGTAGGCGCCCGGCGGGGCCGCACCGGCGACGGTCCGGTGCGGCCCCGCCGCTGTCGGCGCGCCGACAGGACGGCAGGACGGAGGGCGGTGAAAATCACGCGCGTCGGAGGAGCGTTGCGGATACTGTTGAGCCCGTGCGCGTGA
- a CDS encoding YccF domain-containing protein codes for MALLRLILNIIWLIVAGFWLALGYVVAGIICCVLIVTIPFGVASFRMANYALWPFGREMARQPGAGSGSTLLNVIWLIVAGWWLTIGHIATALGLAVTIIGLPLAWASLKMIPVALAPFGNEIVHSGRVREPWQF; via the coding sequence GTGGCTCTGCTGCGGCTCATTCTCAACATCATCTGGCTGATCGTCGCCGGGTTCTGGCTGGCCCTCGGCTACGTGGTCGCCGGCATCATCTGCTGCGTCCTCATCGTCACGATCCCCTTCGGCGTCGCCTCGTTCCGCATGGCGAACTACGCGCTGTGGCCGTTCGGCCGGGAAATGGCGCGCCAGCCGGGGGCGGGCAGCGGCAGTACACTGCTCAACGTCATCTGGCTCATCGTGGCCGGTTGGTGGCTGACCATCGGCCACATCGCGACGGCGCTCGGCCTGGCCGTGACCATCATCGGCCTGCCCTTGGCCTGGGCCTCGCTGAAGATGATCCCGGTGGCGTTGGCCCCGTTCGGCAACGAGATCGTGCACAGTGGTCGTGTCCGGGAACCGTGGCAGTTCTGA